One genomic window of Sporosarcina ureae includes the following:
- a CDS encoding YabP/YqfC family sporulation protein encodes MKKLFALHPSIILDEFNSLRITGNYRLLALSEQSVSFQTNDYVMTVKGEDVTVLMLTEQHAHISIDELQEVTVRFTPEEGNSHES; translated from the coding sequence ATGAAAAAATTATTCGCACTTCATCCATCCATTATTCTAGATGAATTCAACTCATTGCGGATTACTGGCAACTATCGCTTGCTCGCATTAAGCGAACAATCCGTATCCTTTCAAACGAATGACTATGTCATGACTGTTAAAGGAGAAGATGTAACGGTTCTAATGCTGACTGAACAACACGCCCATATATCGATCGATGAACTACAGGAAGTGACGGTGCGTTTTACGCCTGAAGAAGGAAACAGCCATGAGTCCTAA
- a CDS encoding PhoH family protein, with protein sequence MSEHLLQLHIEEPNEAIMLLGISDQNMNLIEEELKVSIHTRGENISISGAEEQAVAAKTLLEQLLKVIRKGININLRDVATAIEMAKNGTIEYFSSLYEEEIARNTKGKVIRAKTIGQREYVQAIRSRDLVFCIGPAGTGKTYLAVVMAVQAMKTGSVKRIVLTRPAVEAGESLGFLPGDLKEKVDPYLRPLYDALHDVLGAEHTERLMERGVIEIAPLAYMRGRTLDDAFVILDEAQNTTKAQMKMFLTRLGFGSKMVITGDKTQIDLPRGVDSGLNVAEHILKNVQDIQFMYLEQGDVVRHPIVAKIIDAYEKEQSTN encoded by the coding sequence TTGAGCGAACATTTACTTCAACTTCATATTGAAGAACCGAACGAAGCGATTATGCTTCTTGGCATTTCCGATCAGAACATGAATCTAATTGAAGAGGAATTGAAAGTTTCAATCCACACTAGAGGTGAAAATATCTCGATCAGTGGAGCGGAAGAACAAGCGGTAGCTGCGAAAACATTGCTCGAGCAGTTATTGAAAGTTATCCGTAAAGGGATTAATATCAATTTACGCGATGTAGCAACAGCGATCGAAATGGCGAAAAACGGCACGATTGAATATTTCTCTTCTTTATACGAAGAAGAAATCGCACGCAACACAAAAGGAAAGGTCATTCGTGCAAAGACGATCGGCCAAAGAGAATACGTCCAAGCAATTCGTTCAAGAGATCTAGTGTTTTGTATCGGACCTGCCGGAACAGGAAAGACGTATCTCGCTGTCGTGATGGCTGTGCAGGCAATGAAAACAGGTTCAGTAAAGCGAATTGTGTTGACCCGACCTGCTGTTGAAGCTGGAGAGAGCTTAGGATTCCTTCCAGGCGATTTGAAAGAAAAAGTCGACCCATACCTTCGCCCTCTTTACGATGCGTTACACGATGTGCTGGGAGCCGAACATACAGAACGTCTTATGGAACGTGGCGTCATTGAAATTGCACCATTGGCGTACATGCGTGGCAGAACGCTTGACGATGCATTCGTTATTTTGGACGAAGCTCAAAATACAACGAAAGCGCAAATGAAAATGTTTTTAACTCGTCTCGGTTTTGGATCGAAAATGGTCATCACAGGTGATAAAACGCAAATTGATTTACCTCGCGGTGTAGATTCCGGTCTCAATGTTGCAGAACATATTTTGAAGAATGTGCAAGATATCCAATTCATGTATTTGGAACAAGGTGACGTAGTCCGACATCCGATTGTAGCGAAGATCATTGATGCATATGAGAAAGAGCAGTCAACTAATTAA
- a CDS encoding sporulation protein YqfD — MSPKRFEVQVKDVRNGSVFLSRLQREHVKISSLYVSGSAMFFETDSKGIHIIRRYRRKYRVKVQIRRKGQDTVQHRLFASFLFLIVCFIPLVASLFLWNITVESDVPEIAQRMETKMKKARITAPTLLSKLPEEDEIRRLLMQDEPSLSWIRFSKAGTSLTVSPMLAPLSTEVKEEVKEKPSHLVAKTGGVITRFALTRGERASIIHQTVKKGDMLATGILEQGEKTAVVGADGEVFADYWLECHFELPRTISYSIQGEENVNISWQKPWMGNQIKDISFRNPIIIDKVKENHTQEVFLKKGMEETIILPLIKYDLLSKKTDERIIKEENILHVSFTNDKVSGTILFLLNENIAEKRPITQGD; from the coding sequence ATGAGTCCTAAACGATTTGAAGTTCAGGTGAAAGATGTTCGTAACGGTTCTGTTTTTCTAAGTAGATTACAGAGAGAGCATGTCAAGATCAGCAGCTTGTATGTCTCTGGAAGTGCTATGTTTTTTGAAACGGATTCAAAAGGAATTCATATTATCCGTCGTTACAGAAGAAAGTACCGTGTGAAAGTACAAATCAGGCGTAAAGGTCAGGATACTGTTCAGCATCGGCTATTCGCATCATTCTTGTTTTTAATCGTCTGTTTCATCCCACTAGTTGCCTCGCTGTTTCTTTGGAATATCACGGTGGAGAGTGATGTCCCAGAAATTGCGCAACGAATGGAAACCAAGATGAAGAAAGCGCGAATTACTGCGCCTACTTTATTATCCAAATTACCGGAGGAAGATGAAATTCGTCGACTGTTGATGCAAGATGAACCCTCGCTATCTTGGATCCGGTTCTCAAAGGCAGGTACTTCGTTAACGGTTTCACCGATGCTTGCACCACTGTCCACTGAAGTGAAAGAAGAAGTGAAAGAAAAGCCCTCCCATCTAGTAGCAAAAACAGGAGGAGTAATTACACGCTTTGCATTAACAAGAGGAGAAAGAGCGAGTATCATTCATCAGACCGTAAAAAAAGGTGATATGTTGGCAACAGGTATTCTAGAACAAGGAGAGAAAACGGCAGTAGTAGGGGCGGATGGAGAAGTATTTGCTGATTACTGGTTAGAATGTCATTTTGAATTACCCCGGACGATTAGTTATTCGATTCAAGGAGAAGAAAACGTGAATATCAGTTGGCAAAAGCCATGGATGGGTAACCAGATAAAAGATATAAGTTTTAGAAATCCCATTATTATTGATAAGGTGAAAGAAAATCACACCCAGGAAGTATTTCTGAAAAAAGGAATGGAAGAGACCATCATATTGCCATTGATTAAGTACGATTTATTGTCAAAGAAAACAGATGAGCGCATAATTAAGGAAGAAAACATTTTACATGTATCCTTCACTAATGATAAAGTGAGTGGGACTATACTATTTTTACTTAATGAAAACATTGCTGAAAAACGACCTATAACTCAAGGAGACTGA